Part of the Impatiens glandulifera chromosome 8, dImpGla2.1, whole genome shotgun sequence genome is shown below.
TTGCCCTCTTCAAGAGTGCTTTGTTGTGTTTATGTGAAATTTGTAGAGACAAGCTGCACTCTATGATTGCTTTAGGGTACTCTGTTATGCCCATCTGGATATAGCATTCGGCTATGTTACTTCTTAGATAGGACACGTCTATGTGGAATTTGGGAAGCAACTTGATGGCTTTCTGGTATTTTAGAATGGCTGATTCATAGTCTTTGTCTTGGAACAACCTATTTCCTTCTTCCTTTGCTTCACGCGACATTGTGATGAATACCAAGACATCGCTGTTGTATGTTTCCTCTGTGATTTTTCCCAGCATttgtttcttcttgttcttgtgcTTGTGTTTGTTCTTGTTTTTCTCATTTTGTTTCcccattgaagaagaagaagacattgCAAATTCAGAACCACAAATTTTGCAGATCAAAGCAGCTTTCCcaccaaaccaaaccaatttAGATCAAGCGAAAAAGACGATCTTTTAGCAGCTTGAAGCTTTGAAATCGATGTAATTGAGATGAAGATATTTggaaaattgaagaaaaattggTAAAATCTGGATCTTGGGGATTTCATGCAAGAATGAATATTTGGAATCAATGTCAACCAATGGTTTCAAGTTGAAATAATGAACAATGAAGTTTAACAGCTTTCATTAACACCACAggaattataaaaagaaaattacttttgttttttgatgcaaaaaatttaaatgttcaataattcaaaattatatatataaaagtccTAAGGGCATGTGTGTGTTAATCTCTTAATTATATTAcatttagtattttatattaCTAATAGAATATATTTGATAAGTAAATACCTTCACTTGATGACATATTGGTCACTTGTTTTTAGTCATTTGTTTATTAGActtaaaaaattcttatttataaataattcactaTTCTTTGATCTTTTTATTCATGTAAATCAGCCATTGTCAACAATGATTTCTGTTATAACTtgtcataaaaatattattgcaTTTTCATGTTTGGAAGTTCAATGGATTCGAGTTTACTAATTCTTTTCTTCACATTCATTAGTAATGAGTTTGGGTTCAGCTGCGACAAACGAAGATTCAGAAATAATTAACCACAATTACACTTAAACATTTAACCAGACGTAAAACTTATTGTCTAACGTGTTCGAATTCAGGACCTCTCAATGATTGCAAAACTATTTGAAACTATTGGAAAGACATGGAAAAACGATGAAAATTATTTCGATGCTGTCACTGGATTAAGGTAGCTTCgatttatcttcttcaataaaATCCTTCTGTATATCGTGTTCATTCCTTCAAAACCAGATTAAGACCAATTTTTTGGGGGTCATTTTCTATTCAATGTTTTCATATGGCACCATTAAAAAATGCACCTTCTTGTCCGATTAAGAATGAGATTTGAAAGAAAGTTTTGAATGGTTAGATAGGTTTGAAAAAATGTTTGTTATTGAgacatttatgtttaaatatcaCTCTCATTTTGATTTAATGGAATAACTCATCTAGGAAAATCACAATTACTTCGATTTGCAGTAGGTTCATACTCGGGGGACGTgataattatgaaaattaaggaagaaaaATATCTTGACATAAAATTTTGAACGTCATAAGATGTTTATgtgtaaataataatttcttttatttggaTTTCATGAAATAactcttcaaaaataataataattaaattatcttaaaaaaaaaatgataagctGGTTGtcattaaaatattgaaagacTATAATGATATTAGTTTTTGTCAATGTGTTGAGCTATTTATTAGTTACTTCACTTCAATTTCATGTAAATCAAGAAAGGTTTGGGCTAATTATGAAATTtacagaaataaaatatgtttgaaagaAGTTTTGAAAGTCAtactatttttgaaaataattatgtttaaatatcaGTTGCTTCATTTCTATTTcatataataactaaaatataacaattattaGGTTTGGagtatttttgataaattttaagatATCTTAAACTTTCTTTATAACATAATCAATCATCACATCATGAcattagtattttttatatatattataataaattataaaaaatatttatttttaaaattagttgattcattttgatttttatttcatgCCATAACTCgttaagaaagataaatttaaaaccTTTAAGTTATCTTAAAATTTCCttgaaaaatgatttttgaaaaaaagttttaaaattttaaataaattttaaaaactatagtTATTCTTCATCATGCCCATAAACAAACTATATTTGGAttctataactttttttaaaaagacaaaaacttatttattaataatttttcactttttattttatttttatatttacatttatattGGTGGTGACAattaagaaaagaaattggacACAAATAAATAGATTGGAAACCTCATTTACCAAATTACAGTGATCTTGGTCTGAGCCCAGAGAGAATTCGTCTGCCGCCATGGTTCCTCAACTAGGAAGAAACACTGTCGGAAGATCTAGAAGAAAGAAATACGAAACCACCGCCGCTGTTTCTCGTCAGAATCAACAGTTTGAGGAGGAAGAAGAATCTGACAACCTTAGCCATCTCATTTCTCTTGTCGCTTCAGCTACCATCGCCGCACATTCATTTCTTTCCCAAAACGATCTCGTCCTCCTCCCTTcccaaaccctaaccctagaaTCTAAAATCTCCACCACTTCCGATTCACTCTCCAGACTCCTCGCCCTGGTCGAACCCATATCACTATCTCCTCTCCCCCTTCGTCCACTTCCATCTTCTCCATGTTGGTTCAACCGATTTCTAGCATCCCAGTCAGACGATGATGATATAGGATGGGTAGAAGCTTTCCGCATGTCAAGACCTTCGTTCTATCTCCTAATCCGCTTGATCGCCCCTGCCCTAACCACCATCTACCATTTCCATCCCGAATTCACCCTAGGCGCAGCTCTATTTCGTCTCTCACATGGGGCAACCTACAAATCGGTGGGTAGGAGGTTTATGATGGACTCCACCACCGCCTGCCGCTGCTTCTACACTGTATGCAAGGCTATCGTGGAAAGAATGGGTCACATGTTCGATTTCCGATCAGAATCCGACCTCAAACGTATCACATCAGGTTTCGGCTGGGAATCTCTCCCTAATTGTTGTGGGGCATTAGGGttcgaaagtttttcaattgaCTGTGATCTGTTGGGAAAGAATGGTTCATTGATGGTTCAAGCATTGGTTGATCTTGAAGGCAGATTCCTAGATGTATCAGCTGGATGGTCAAGCGCAATGAAACCAGAAACAATCCTTCGCCAATCAAGGTTGTTCTCTTCTGTGAATGAATTGCTAATCGGGCCTTATTATGATATTGGAGATGACAATTCAATCCCACAGTACATATTAGGTGATTCTTGTTTTCCTTTACTGCCATGGCTGATCACTCCTTATACTGTTGTTGAAAATGAGAAGGAGGAAGCATTCAACTCTGTTCATAACAATGTGATGGAATTGGTTAAGAAAGCTTTTGGGAAAATAAGGACGAGATGGGAGCTTCTGTCCCATAGCTGGAAGGAACAATCTGTTGAAGCATTCCCTTTTGTTATTGTTGCGTGTTGCCTTCTTCATAATTATCTCATCAAGTGCAGTGACGATGAAATGCAGGAAGAGAGTTTAACCTACTTTAAGGACTCTATTAAGCTTCCTCCTTTTGAAGGtggtgaagaagatgaaattggGAAACGGACAAGGGATTTGCTTGCTTCGAGTTTGAAACTGGTAAGCTGTATTCAAGAGTAATACTATCTATAGATAGAAAGCTATATAAGTATAGTAAAGAAGTTAGCTTTGATTGTACTGCAAAACAAGTAAGTAGATGTAATCTTTTGACACTCATCAGTTTCAATTGCCTAGATGATCATGTGTTGCACTATTGTGGGGGTTTATATGACCTGTTGATGGATTTCCTTTCTATAATAGACTCTACTTAATTACCTTTATATTCTTCTCGCCAATTTCGCGTTTACTCGATTCCTACACTTTTAGGGTAAAATTGTAACGTGTGTCGCACATTTATATAGAGTCCTAATCGGATGCGAGATTGGGACTAGTAATTGAAGTTGTCGTGGTTTATAAATAATGATTTGTTATAAGTTTGAGGTTAAATTAGTTAGAACACATTTGAAGTTTGGATTGTATTAAGGTGAAATAgatgttttgttgtgaaatatGTATTATCTATTTATAGCCTATATGTGGACCCTCTATTGGATTTTAGTATATTTTACATACAAAGCTGGAATTGTTTTGCATTCATTAATTGGGTATAATAAGAATGAGAATGTAGATTGAAAGAGAAAGCTGTTCATGGGTATCCATCAAAATGTATTGTTAATAACTGTTTTTCTCTTcaataatatttgtgatatatcTAAGTGGTGCTCACTTGAGTGTTATTCTTTGTGGTCATGCTTGTTGGTGATTTTTCGATAGATGTTGGAGTTTGTCATGGATTTTTCGATAGATGTTGCTTGATTTGAATTCAATTGGgtccatttggaaacactttttgtATCCAAAAGAGAACTCcttgatatatatatgtttaatttgggTACAAATGAGTTCGTTTTGAAAGGGTGTTTccattttggtttgattttcaTCTAAGTCAATCTCATCTAATTTTCGgtttctttcatcattttcttcttAATAGAATAAGTTGATATAGTAGCTTATACCAAACACTATCAAATGTATGTAAACCTATTTGAATGAATGTAACCCTAAAGAAAAATGGATTTGGCTGAATTATTAAGCAAACATCAAATGGACAAGATGAGGCACATGGACAGTTGGCCAGTTCCCCCACTATAACATGATTGGGTCCCCTTATATTCATCCTTCTTGAACAACCAAACCTTAACCTTATCCTTATCCTCTCTTTTCTTAAGTTATTTGACAGACAATGTTTGTCTTTTTCATGCAATTTTGGTGGTGGTTGTTTAGGGTTTTCTTCATCAATGGATTGAAAGGGAAACACAGCCACCCCACAAATTccactttttttaaatttgctCTTCCGGTCCAACTCCAACTTTCAAACTGCTGACATGGCAGCTGAGGTGGAAGCAAAAATGCTGACATGTTCAAGTGGGATTAATTgagaattttgtaattaattaattaattagatttataacAGTTTAAGTTTAGGTGAATATATGAATCAATGATAATTATTGAAACATGAATTGTAAAgcaaatatagataaaaatatgtCTCAAAGAACAGTCACTCTCTAAAGTGACAAGTTAGGTTATTCGAACCACTTGccaactatataaataaatatatatttatatatatatataaaagaattggCATCTAATGCTTATGGCAATAATTGGTCTACACCTTTCCTCGTCACAACCTTATCTAGATCAATTTGAATATAATCATCATTCATCATGTATATGCCAGTTGTTCTAGATTATCTTTTTTTCAAAAGTAAATTTATtaggaaaacaaattaaaaaacattttatttcttggtttaaaaaaaaaaaactatttatattaaaaatgaaaaaaaaagtttaagcacaataaaaaaaaacaaactataattaataaattatcgaACTCATAAATCTTTAAGAAAAAGAACGATTAATTCTCCCGACAGACTCTACTGCCTTTTCTAAACGAATTTTAGAAATCGTcgtaataatagtattatgaatgatacataTTTGACGATAACGATCATTAAAAGTTGGACGATTTCTCTCTaaccagatagtccaccaaaataTAATTTGGATGGTAGctcaaatatgtaggtctgtTATATCAaccgcatcaatccaaacttttaACAACTACCTAAAGATTCGGGtatcatttaattaatcttagtaatactccacaaaaaacTAAAATACTAGTCACCCTCCACAATAcaaaaagtaagtgagttgtcgattcatCTCATTCATTACACATATGACTAGTCATAATACACCAATTCTTCTAGTCTAGCTGTAAGAAGATGTGAATATTATCAACTTCCTTGAGAGGTCCTGAGTTCGAGCTTGTCAGGCGGCAAATTTTGcgtctagttaaatggttaagtgtgttttcGGGCTATGTGTTTAACCCTTTGGGCCACATTTACATTCTCTCTTCTAGTTTAACGGCAAGAAGAGGTAGATATCTTAGCCTCATGTCCTGGGTTAAAAGTGTGTTTGCAGGATATGTGTTTAACCTACTTGTGACCATATTTTTTTTAGCCATAATACAACTTTTTTCACGCTCCGTTAGAATTCTAACATGAATAACGTTTAATCCAAAAAACGAGATCTTAAATGATATCTTTTGAATAACATGAACTCTCATATTTTTTTCCCAATTATATAGAATCATCAAAGCATTTGAagtaaatttgaatataatcaTCAATAGTCATCATGTATAGACCAGTttgttctaaaaatatattCCTTTATTTATTGAAGTGGAAAAATTGAAAGGATAAATCCACAAGGCGGTCAGGGTCCTAACAAGGGTCAAGGATAAATTAGAAGGATAAATTTATTCCTTATTTATTGAAGTGGCAAAAATTATGTtgtaaatatgatataattggTTCTGGGTAGGGGATGGTAGTATGAGCTTGATGGAGAATTTAAAGGTTAATTAGTTTATCATGTATTTCTACCAACACAACAATTGGTTTTGTAAAAGTAAAACGGTATGGTAGTTGGTTTGCGGGTTAACCCaccaaatttaaaaagtaacacaattaaaaataatatattagatctaaataaatatatttaggtTAAACATGTGATAGAAACCACCTACCTAATTACTTAATTAGCATCACAAAACAAAGAGAGTTTGGTCACCTAAGAAAAAACTATTCCATTCCATTACACCTAATCAGAAAACTCCAAAACAGTCCTTCAAATATAACCATAATTTGTTAT
Proteins encoded:
- the LOC124912493 gene encoding protein ALP1-like, which encodes MVPQLGRNTVGRSRRKKYETTAAVSRQNQQFEEEEESDNLSHLISLVASATIAAHSFLSQNDLVLLPSQTLTLESKISTTSDSLSRLLALVEPISLSPLPLRPLPSSPCWFNRFLASQSDDDDIGWVEAFRMSRPSFYLLIRLIAPALTTIYHFHPEFTLGAALFRLSHGATYKSVGRRFMMDSTTACRCFYTVCKAIVERMGHMFDFRSESDLKRITSGFGWESLPNCCGALGFESFSIDCDLLGKNGSLMVQALVDLEGRFLDVSAGWSSAMKPETILRQSRLFSSVNELLIGPYYDIGDDNSIPQYILGDSCFPLLPWLITPYTVVENEKEEAFNSVHNNVMELVKKAFGKIRTRWELLSHSWKEQSVEAFPFVIVACCLLHNYLIKCSDDEMQEESLTYFKDSIKLPPFEGGEEDEIGKRTRDLLASSLKLVSCIQE